The proteins below are encoded in one region of Enterobacteriaceae endosymbiont of Plateumaris consimilis:
- the secF gene encoding protein translocase subunit SecF, whose translation MYFFFNKIKIIKQNKLKYYDFMKWNNYALFVSGILIILSIIIISYKGLNWGVDFTGGTIIELHFQNPISKINNTRLLIQKLYSSKIEINSINNNHNLTLKLSKNQSILKDKQIMDPKLINLIQKLYKQKFVIKKIEYIGPNIGKNLILSGIATIMVTLIGIWIYVGLRFEWHLAYSTIISLLHDLIITLGIISIFYIEIDLSIISSLMSIICYSLNDSIVISDRIRENCYKLNNYNIYKIINLSINQTFKRSIITSLTVLTMISILYVFGGIVLNNFSLIMFIGVIFGTISSIYVVSSLALKMGMNVNNMINNK comes from the coding sequence ATGTATTTTTTTTTTAACAAAATCAAAATAATTAAACAAAATAAGTTAAAATATTATGATTTTATGAAATGGAATAATTATGCTTTATTTGTTTCAGGAATATTAATTATATTATCTATAATAATTATATCATATAAAGGTTTAAATTGGGGAGTAGATTTTACAGGTGGTACGATAATAGAATTACACTTTCAAAATCCAATTAGTAAAATTAATAATACTAGATTATTAATACAAAAATTATATTCTTCAAAAATTGAAATTAATTCAATCAATAATAATCATAATTTAACTCTCAAACTATCAAAAAATCAATCTATTTTAAAAGATAAACAAATAATGGATCCAAAACTAATAAATTTAATTCAAAAATTATATAAACAAAAATTTGTAATTAAAAAAATAGAATATATAGGACCAAATATAGGTAAAAATTTAATTTTATCTGGTATTGCTACTATAATGGTTACTTTAATAGGTATTTGGATATATGTAGGTTTACGTTTTGAATGGCATTTAGCATATAGTACAATAATTTCTTTATTACATGATTTAATTATTACTTTAGGTATAATATCAATATTTTATATTGAAATAGATCTCTCTATTATTTCTTCTCTTATGTCTATAATTTGTTATTCTCTTAATGATAGTATTGTTATTTCAGATAGAATACGTGAAAATTGTTATAAATTAAATAATTATAATATTTATAAAATAATTAATTTATCAATTAATCAAACATTTAAAAGAAGTATTATTACTTCACTAACAGTTTTAACTATGATATCTATTTTATATGTTTTTGGAGGTATTGTATTAAATAATTTTTCTTTAATTATGTTTATTGGTGTAATTTTTGGAACTATATCTTCTATATATGTAGTATCTTCTTTAGCACTTAAAATGGGAATGAACGTTAATAATATGATTAATAATAAATAA
- the rsmC gene encoding 16S rRNA (guanine(1207)-N(2))-methyltransferase RsmC, with protein sequence MFKLLPISKYILHKFKNKFVNRNVIFSGNIRDSIPIYLNTFISFINTHQYDYYIWLKKFLNNKVHYDLVENILINNFNTLLFFWSKNKSESIFLLENILSILDINSDIYVIGENNSGINQIKNIANFNNDIHFNKIISARKCSIYYGILRKKIIFNKNIYWINYFYKNYTINSLPGVFSSKKLDYGSKLLISTIKNNNNIKGKILEIGCGSGIISTIIGSSTNKKYSLFLVDINSNAITSSKKTIFINQIKNTYIFPSNIYSNIYEKFDLIVSNPPLHIGLNYSLDILYKIIYNAKNYLNYGGELRFVINNFLPYFKSLKKKFKINTLSKNKNYTVYSMKNI encoded by the coding sequence ATGTTTAAATTATTACCTATTAGTAAATATATTTTACATAAATTTAAAAATAAATTTGTAAATCGTAATGTAATTTTTTCTGGAAATATTAGAGATTCTATACCAATTTATTTAAATACTTTTATTAGCTTTATTAATACTCATCAATATGATTATTATATATGGTTAAAAAAGTTTTTAAATAATAAAGTACATTACGATTTAGTTGAAAATATATTAATAAATAATTTTAATACACTTTTATTTTTTTGGTCAAAAAATAAAAGTGAATCAATTTTTCTGTTAGAAAATATATTATCTATTTTAGATATAAATAGTGATATTTATGTAATAGGAGAAAATAATAGTGGTATAAATCAAATAAAAAATATAGCAAACTTTAATAATGATATACATTTTAATAAAATTATTAGTGCAAGAAAATGTAGTATTTATTATGGAATTTTACGTAAAAAAATTATTTTTAATAAAAATATTTATTGGATTAATTATTTCTATAAAAACTATACTATTAATAGTTTGCCTGGTGTGTTTAGTTCTAAAAAATTAGATTATGGTAGTAAATTATTAATTTCTACTATTAAAAATAATAACAACATAAAAGGTAAAATATTAGAAATTGGTTGTGGTTCTGGTATTATTTCTACAATAATAGGTAGTAGTACTAATAAAAAGTATTCATTATTTTTAGTAGATATAAATTCTAATGCTATTACGTCAAGTAAAAAAACAATTTTTATAAATCAAATTAAAAATACATATATATTTCCAAGTAATATATATTCTAATATTTATGAAAAATTTGACTTAATTGTATCAAATCCACCTCTTCATATAGGATTAAATTATTCTTTAGATATATTATATAAAATAATTTATAATGCAAAAAATTATCTAAATTATGGTGGAGAACTTCGTTTTGTTATAAATAATTTTTTACCGTATTTTAAATCATTGAAAAAAAAATTTAAAATAAATACTTTATCTAAAAATAAAAATTACACAGTATATAGTATGAAAAATATTTAA
- a CDS encoding symmetrical bis(5'-nucleosyl)-tetraphosphatase: MTTYIIGDVHGYYNEFLYLLNKVNFNYKKDQLWITGDIIARGPDSDKILFYLYNIQESVKLVLGNHDLYLLALHSGIPNTGTIYDQKILELLANKKISIIVDNWLKYQPLIQINKEKKIIMTHAGITPQWNNIDILKSVSREVKNILISKNNKIFFASMYNQKYQINNWNNNKLTGFKRFNFIINSLTKMRYCYPDGTLEMITKGEPKNVSQLLKPWFLIPNDIYKKYTILFGHWSSLNGRYTPPHIMGLDTGCCWGNKLTMFSWENKKFYTKNCKI; encoded by the coding sequence ATGACTACTTATATTATTGGAGATGTTCATGGTTATTATAATGAATTCTTATATTTATTAAACAAAGTTAATTTTAACTATAAAAAAGATCAATTATGGATAACTGGAGATATTATTGCTCGTGGTCCTGATTCAGATAAAATATTATTTTATTTATATAATATTCAAGAATCTGTAAAGTTAGTATTAGGTAATCATGATTTATATTTATTAGCTTTACATTCAGGTATACCTAATACTGGAACTATATATGATCAAAAAATATTAGAATTATTAGCAAATAAAAAAATTTCTATTATTGTTGATAATTGGTTAAAATATCAACCTTTAATTCAAATAAATAAAGAAAAAAAAATTATAATGACACATGCTGGTATTACTCCACAATGGAATAATATCGATATATTAAAATCTGTTTCACGTGAAGTAAAAAATATTTTAATAAGTAAAAATAATAAAATTTTTTTTGCTTCTATGTATAATCAAAAATATCAAATAAATAACTGGAATAATAATAAACTTACAGGATTTAAACGTTTTAATTTTATTATAAATTCATTAACAAAAATGAGATATTGTTATCCAGATGGAACATTAGAAATGATAACAAAAGGAGAACCTAAAAATGTGTCTCAATTATTAAAACCATGGTTTTTAATACCTAATGACATATATAAAAAATATACAATATTATTTGGTCATTGGTCATCTTTAAATGGGAGATATACTCCTCCACACATAATGGGATTAGATACTGGTTGTTGTTGGGGAAACAAATTAACAATGTTTTCTTGGGAAAATAAAAAATTTTATACAAAAAATTGTAAAATTTAA
- the apaG gene encoding Co2+/Mg2+ efflux protein ApaG: protein MKSLSQVYIKIDSIYIEPQSIPKSNRYVFAYTVTVNNLSKKLLQLISRYWIITNGNGKKTQIHGEGVIGKKPYIKPGSDFKYTSGTILETPIGTMQGHYIMIDENGNIFHVDIPVFRLAIKTYIH, encoded by the coding sequence ATGAAATCATTATCTCAAGTTTATATAAAAATAGATAGTATTTATATAGAACCACAATCTATTCCTAAATCTAATCGTTATGTTTTTGCATATACTGTAACTGTTAATAATTTGAGTAAAAAATTATTACAACTAATAAGTCGTTATTGGATCATTACAAATGGTAACGGTAAAAAAACTCAAATACATGGTGAAGGAGTTATAGGTAAAAAACCATATATAAAACCAGGGAGTGATTTTAAATATACTAGTGGAACTATTTTAGAAACTCCAATTGGTACTATGCAAGGACATTACATTATGATAGATGAAAATGGAAATATTTTTCATGTAGATATTCCTGTTTTTCGTTTAGCAATTAAAACTTATATTCATTAA
- the rsmA gene encoding 16S rRNA (adenine(1518)-N(6)/adenine(1519)-N(6))-dimethyltransferase RsmA has translation MKLFFKKKYGQHILKDKLVINRIISIINPKSSNIMVEIGPGLGALTIPMIKYNNFISVIEIDQNFVNYLKCNKKIIESKIIIFLANVLKFNFNILFKKYKKKIRIFGSLPYNIATTLIFYLFKNYINDIKDMNFIMQKEVVNALIANTGEKNYGCLSIMSQFYCKIKSLIEIKPVSFYPVPKVLSNMVYIKPYKNNPYKLNNINLLKIVVQKAFSMRRKILRNSLKDLFSIDDLNYFGIDYKIRAENVSISEYCQLAKYLELYSHSL, from the coding sequence ATGAAATTATTTTTTAAAAAAAAATATGGACAACATATCTTAAAAGATAAATTAGTTATTAATAGAATAATTTCTATTATTAATCCTAAATCTTCTAATATTATGGTAGAAATAGGACCTGGATTAGGTGCATTAACTATACCTATGATAAAATATAATAATTTTATATCAGTTATTGAAATAGATCAAAATTTTGTAAATTATTTAAAATGTAATAAAAAAATTATAGAATCTAAAATTATAATTTTTTTAGCTAATGTTTTAAAATTTAATTTTAATATTTTATTTAAAAAATACAAAAAAAAAATACGTATTTTTGGTAGTTTACCTTATAATATTGCTACTACATTAATTTTTTATTTATTTAAAAATTATATAAATGATATAAAAGATATGAATTTTATAATGCAAAAAGAAGTAGTAAATGCTTTAATTGCAAATACTGGTGAAAAAAATTATGGATGTTTAAGTATTATGTCACAATTTTATTGTAAGATAAAATCTTTAATAGAGATAAAACCAGTATCTTTTTATCCTGTTCCTAAAGTATTATCTAATATGGTATATATAAAACCTTATAAAAATAATCCTTATAAATTAAATAATATTAATTTATTAAAAATAGTGGTACAAAAAGCTTTTAGTATGAGAAGAAAAATATTACGTAATAGTTTAAAAGATCTATTTTCAATAGATGATTTAAACTATTTTGGTATAGATTATAAAATTCGTGCTGAAAATGTTTCAATATCGGAATATTGTCAATTAGCTAAATATTTAGAATTATACAGTCATTCTTTATAA
- a CDS encoding peptidylprolyl isomerase, whose amino-acid sequence MKIKQIICIITLCFLTYYNNLYASFQMVDQVGIIINNDMITKQDICNLINVFNKQKNQYLLINSNILNKTIIKNLFLNNISLQISKNYNIYIPDININNIINNILMNFNININIFNKELINNKINYNEYHNFIKKELIVNLIKLEIVKNTIVIFDEEVQSLKHFLYMKDKKRIQYNITIFYIPINKNSLKNDYNKKLYLTTILIHKLKNNHFILFSKKNINFYKKEDIQVKNLGWITQDFIPEKFINYLDLVNVKDIIGPIYLDSGFYLLRINNLKINNNTNKKILIKYIFFKKNNLNKKLLINKINNIRNMIIHHKVSFEKAMNLFSDENKLIQSHSRINNKWILLENFSLDIQKIINTLKINEISSIIENNNGFFLLKLINVQDLSKKDSFFEKKAKDIIFSQKFFQELNHWFFTYLSGVYINNMLNNNY is encoded by the coding sequence GTGAAAATTAAACAAATAATTTGTATTATTACTTTATGTTTTTTAACATATTATAATAATTTATATGCATCATTTCAAATGGTTGATCAAGTAGGAATTATTATTAATAATGATATGATTACAAAACAGGATATTTGTAATTTAATTAATGTATTTAATAAACAAAAAAATCAATACTTATTAATTAATTCAAATATTTTAAACAAAACAATTATTAAAAATTTATTTCTAAATAATATATCTTTACAAATAAGTAAAAATTATAATATTTATATACCAGATATAAATATTAATAATATTATTAATAATATATTAATGAATTTTAATATTAATATTAATATTTTTAATAAAGAACTTATAAATAATAAAATAAACTATAATGAATATCATAATTTTATAAAAAAAGAATTAATTGTTAATTTAATAAAACTTGAAATAGTAAAAAATACTATTGTTATTTTTGATGAAGAAGTACAATCTTTGAAACATTTTTTATATATGAAAGATAAAAAAAGAATACAATATAACATTACGATATTTTATATACCAATTAATAAAAATTCATTAAAAAATGATTACAATAAAAAATTGTATTTAACTACAATATTAATACATAAATTAAAAAATAATCATTTTATTTTATTTAGTAAAAAAAACATAAATTTTTACAAAAAAGAAGATATTCAAGTAAAAAATTTAGGTTGGATAACACAAGATTTTATTCCAGAAAAATTTATTAATTATTTAGATTTAGTAAATGTAAAAGACATAATAGGTCCTATATATTTAGATTCAGGATTTTATTTATTAAGAATTAATAATTTAAAAATTAATAATAATACGAATAAAAAAATTTTAATAAAATACATTTTTTTTAAAAAAAATAATTTAAATAAAAAATTATTAATTAATAAAATAAATAATATCCGTAATATGATTATTCATCATAAAGTAAGTTTTGAAAAAGCAATGAATTTGTTTTCTGATGAAAATAAATTAATTCAATCACATTCTAGAATAAATAATAAATGGATTCTTTTAGAAAATTTTTCTTTAGATATACAAAAAATTATTAATACATTAAAAATAAATGAAATTAGTTCTATTATTGAGAATAATAATGGTTTTTTTTTATTAAAATTGATAAATGTTCAAGATCTTTCAAAAAAAGATTCTTTTTTTGAAAAAAAAGCAAAAGATATTATTTTTAGTCAAAAATTTTTTCAAGAATTAAATCATTGGTTTTTTACATATTTAAGTGGAGTATATATAAATAATATGTTAAATAATAATTATTAA
- the djlA gene encoding co-chaperone DjlA: MFIEEYMLYWGKLIGFLISIIFGNNFSSIIFGILIGSIIDKINEIYNENQYFDNQELIKKLYIKTIFEVMGYISKSKGFISNKDIKMTTDLMKNMNFDKKDILFAQNSFKNGKKDDYPLIYKLNNLYNILITRNDLIDNFIEIQIKIAFINDYLDKKTKKILFIIFNQFNISETQIRYFINNLIINNSAKTFFFKDFFKYYNNNNNSYYNDNFYYDYNHQYNFYDDQYNYYDNQSNYYYNDQNNNNKYYNNKEDSNQLNIDKAYIILGVQKNDSLLKIKRAYRKLMSKYHPDKLVSKGYSPEILEKAKIKTQNIQAAYNLIKKQKSH; the protein is encoded by the coding sequence ATGTTTATTGAGGAGTATATGTTGTATTGGGGTAAATTAATTGGTTTTTTAATTAGTATAATTTTTGGAAATAATTTTTCTAGTATAATATTTGGTATTTTAATTGGTTCTATAATAGATAAAATAAATGAAATTTATAACGAAAATCAATATTTTGATAATCAAGAATTAATAAAAAAATTATACATAAAAACTATTTTTGAAGTTATGGGATATATTAGTAAATCTAAAGGTTTTATTAGTAATAAAGATATTAAAATGACTACAGACTTAATGAAAAATATGAATTTTGATAAAAAAGATATTTTATTTGCACAAAATTCATTCAAAAATGGTAAAAAAGATGATTACCCTTTAATTTATAAATTAAATAACTTATATAATATATTAATTACTAGAAATGATTTAATAGATAATTTTATAGAAATTCAAATTAAAATAGCATTTATAAATGATTATTTAGATAAAAAAACAAAAAAAATATTATTTATAATATTTAATCAATTCAATATATCTGAAACACAAATAAGATATTTTATAAATAATCTAATTATAAATAATTCAGCAAAAACATTCTTTTTTAAAGATTTTTTTAAATATTATAATAATAACAATAATAGTTATTATAATGATAATTTTTATTATGATTATAATCATCAATATAATTTTTATGATGATCAATATAATTATTATGATAATCAATCTAATTATTATTATAATGATCAAAATAATAACAATAAATATTATAATAATAAAGAGGATTCTAATCAATTAAATATAGATAAAGCTTATATAATATTAGGAGTACAAAAAAATGATAGTCTATTAAAAATCAAAAGAGCTTATCGAAAATTAATGAGTAAATATCATCCTGATAAATTAGTATCAAAAGGATATTCTCCAGAAATTTTAGAAAAAGCTAAAATAAAAACACAAAATATACAAGCAGCATATAATTTAATAAAAAAACAAAAATCTCATTAA
- the acpS gene encoding holo-ACP synthase, whose translation MKIIGIGIDIVKVSRIKKIFDKFKYRFIHKILTINEKNNYNNNYKNNIYFLAKHFAIKESAVKALNTGFTDGIFFNQFELYSNKNGKPKLKIFHQALNIANKMKYKKIHVSFSDEKKYVCAIVIIEG comes from the coding sequence ATGAAAATTATTGGAATAGGAATTGACATAGTAAAAGTTAGTCGAATTAAAAAAATTTTTGATAAATTTAAATATCGTTTTATACATAAAATTCTTACTATAAATGAAAAGAATAATTATAATAATAATTATAAAAATAATATATATTTTTTAGCTAAACATTTTGCTATTAAAGAATCAGCAGTAAAAGCTTTAAATACTGGATTTACTGACGGAATATTTTTTAATCAATTTGAATTATATTCTAATAAAAATGGTAAACCAAAATTAAAAATTTTTCATCAAGCATTAAATATTGCAAATAAAATGAAATATAAAAAAATTCACGTATCATTTTCTGATGAAAAAAAATATGTTTGTGCAATTGTTATAATTGAAGGTTAA
- the era gene encoding GTPase Era, which yields MNKIISFYFGRVLMLGRTNSGKSTLLNQLIGKKISITSHKINTTCFNISGIYNHKNYQIEYIDTPGLIENNNIIYNSLFSKNNFDAILLVLDQNKWNYIEEKIIKIINNIIIFIPIIIVINKIDKIYNKTILLSHINFIKKKIFFTDVVMISAKKKLYINDINHIIFKILPNKKHVFPKNYITNQSKKLIISEIIREYIIRYIHNELPYKLKIKIESFIENPKTLSKNINVLFYVKKLSQKKILIGKNANMIKFIINRSQNSIEKFFNKKVTLKIWIKLK from the coding sequence GTGAATAAAATAATATCTTTTTATTTTGGTAGAGTTTTAATGTTAGGTAGAACTAATTCAGGAAAATCTACATTATTAAATCAATTAATAGGAAAAAAAATTTCTATTACATCTCATAAAATAAATACTACTTGTTTTAATATTTCTGGAATATATAATCACAAAAATTATCAAATTGAATATATTGATACTCCTGGTCTAATAGAGAATAATAATATTATTTATAATAGTTTATTTAGTAAAAATAATTTTGATGCAATTTTATTAGTTTTAGATCAAAACAAATGGAATTATATAGAAGAAAAAATTATAAAAATAATTAATAATATTATTATTTTTATTCCAATCATTATTGTAATTAATAAAATAGATAAAATCTATAATAAAACAATACTGTTATCACATATTAATTTTATTAAAAAAAAAATCTTTTTTACTGATGTAGTTATGATTTCAGCAAAAAAAAAGTTATATATTAATGATATTAATCATATTATATTTAAAATTTTACCTAACAAAAAACATGTATTTCCAAAAAATTATATTACAAATCAATCTAAAAAACTAATTATTTCTGAAATAATAAGAGAATATATTATAAGATATATTCATAATGAATTACCATATAAATTAAAAATTAAAATAGAATCATTTATTGAAAATCCAAAAACTCTCTCAAAAAATATTAATGTATTATTTTATGTTAAAAAATTAAGTCAAAAAAAAATATTAATAGGTAAAAATGCTAATATGATAAAATTTATTATAAATAGATCTCAAAATAGTATAGAAAAATTTTTTAATAAAAAAGTTACATTAAAAATATGGATTAAACTTAAATAA
- the rnc gene encoding ribonuclease III — MNFIMMNRLQQKLGYIFKHQNLLYQALTHRSASCKHNERLEFLGDSILSYIIAKELYNKFPNINEGNMSRMRATLVRGNTLASIARSFKLGEYLLLGPGELKNGGYNRESILADTMEALIGSICIDSNIRIVEKIILKWYKFRLKEIIPGNNQKDPKTKLQEYLQRSHLPLPYYFIIQINGEVHNQKFTIQCKINGMSEIITGIGSSRRKAEQSAAKHALIKLGI; from the coding sequence GTGAATTTTATTATGATGAATCGATTACAACAAAAGTTAGGTTACATTTTTAAACATCAAAATTTATTGTATCAAGCTTTAACTCATCGAAGTGCAAGCTGTAAACATAACGAAAGATTAGAATTTTTAGGAGATTCTATACTTAGTTATATTATTGCTAAAGAATTATACAATAAATTTCCTAACATAAATGAAGGTAATATGAGTCGTATGAGAGCTACTTTAGTAAGAGGTAATACATTAGCTAGTATTGCTAGATCATTTAAATTAGGTGAATATTTATTATTAGGTCCAGGAGAATTAAAAAATGGAGGATATAATAGAGAATCTATTTTAGCAGATACTATGGAAGCTTTAATTGGTAGTATTTGTATAGATTCTAATATTAGAATTGTAGAAAAAATTATATTAAAATGGTATAAGTTTAGATTAAAAGAAATCATACCTGGAAATAATCAAAAAGATCCTAAAACAAAATTACAAGAATATTTACAAAGATCTCATTTACCATTACCATATTATTTTATAATACAGATAAATGGAGAAGTACATAATCAAAAATTTACTATTCAATGTAAAATTAACGGTATGTCAGAAATAATAACAGGAATAGGTTCTAGTCGTCGTAAAGCAGAACAATCGGCAGCAAAACATGCATTAATTAAATTAGGAATTTAA
- the lepB gene encoding signal peptidase I — translation MNNLFAVSIKNMNNNIFQLILIFSLLITGCIWIYYKIIILYIFYKKRHNQNIYYYNISKYRESWKREIGSLFPIILIVFLIRSFVYEPFYIPSESMMPTLFIGDFILVNKFIYGIKNPLNNNYIINNKNPKRGDVVVFQFPQNPKENYIKRVIGLPGDKIIYNAKNKQIFIYPINKNKKIIQYKNFKISDYVQMFKCFNKHLNKNIIIYNIHKKYIFGGLKLFEYTEKIHNLSHKILFSPEIMQTLKIYRQKNQSDYTWIVPYNHYFVMGDNRDDSYDSRYWGFVDRKYLLGKATYIWMSLEKQENKWPSKIRFYRIKKIK, via the coding sequence ATGAATAATTTATTTGCTGTAAGTATAAAAAATATGAATAATAATATATTTCAATTAATATTAATTTTTAGTTTATTAATAACAGGATGTATATGGATTTATTATAAAATCATAATATTATATATTTTTTATAAAAAAAGACATAATCAAAATATATATTATTATAATATTAGTAAGTATAGAGAATCTTGGAAAAGAGAAATTGGATCTTTATTCCCTATTATATTAATAGTATTTTTAATTCGTTCTTTTGTATATGAACCATTTTATATTCCATCAGAATCTATGATGCCAACGTTATTTATAGGAGATTTTATTTTAGTTAATAAATTTATTTATGGTATAAAAAATCCATTAAATAATAATTATATTATAAATAATAAAAATCCTAAAAGAGGAGATGTTGTTGTTTTTCAATTCCCTCAAAATCCTAAAGAAAATTATATTAAAAGAGTAATAGGTTTACCAGGAGATAAAATTATATATAATGCTAAAAATAAGCAAATTTTTATATATCCTATTAATAAAAATAAAAAAATTATTCAATATAAAAATTTTAAAATCAGTGATTATGTTCAAATGTTTAAATGTTTTAATAAACATTTAAATAAGAATATTATTATTTATAATATTCATAAAAAATATATATTTGGTGGTTTAAAATTATTTGAATATACAGAAAAAATACATAATTTATCTCATAAAATTTTATTTTCACCTGAAATAATGCAAACATTAAAAATATATCGTCAAAAGAATCAATCAGATTATACATGGATAGTACCTTATAATCATTATTTTGTTATGGGGGATAATCGTGATGATAGTTATGACAGTCGTTATTGGGGTTTTGTAGATAGAAAATATTTATTAGGTAAAGCTACTTATATTTGGATGAGTTTAGAAAAACAAGAAAATAAATGGCCATCTAAAATACGTTTTTATAGAATAAAAAAAATTAAATAA